The following proteins are co-located in the Acanthochromis polyacanthus isolate Apoly-LR-REF ecotype Palm Island chromosome 7, KAUST_Apoly_ChrSc, whole genome shotgun sequence genome:
- the naa35 gene encoding N-alpha-acetyltransferase 35, NatC auxiliary subunit, whose product MVMKSSIEDDDTGWGLGIPEKMKNNANWVDITHEFKGACKELNLGELLHDKLFGLFEAMSAIEMMDPKMDAGMIGNQVNRKVLNFEQAIKEGAIKVKDLSLPELIGIIDTCFCCLITWLEGHSLAQTVFTCLYVHNPDLIEEPALKAFALGMLKVCDIAREKVNKAAVFEEEDFQAMTYGFKMANNVTDLRVTGMLKDVEDELQRKVKSTRSRQGEQRNPEVELEHQQCLALFNRIKFTRLLLTALIAFTKKETSSVGEAQKLVAQAADLLSAIHSSIQHGIQSQNDTTKGDHPIMMGFEPLVNQRLLPPTFPRYAKIIKREDMVAYFSKLIERIKTVCDVINTTNLHGILDFFCEFSEQSPCVLSRSLLQTTFLIDNKKVFGTHLMQDMIKDALRYFVSPPVLSYKCCLFNNHQAKDYIDSFVTHCSRPFCSLIQIHGHNRARQRDKLGHILEEFATLQDEAEKVDAALHSLLMKLEPQRQHLACLGTWILYHNLRIMIQYLLSGFELELYSMHEYYYIYWYLSEFLYAWLMSTLSRADSSQMAEERILEEQLKGRSSKKTKKKKKVRPLSKEITMSQAYQNMCAGMYKTMVALDMDGKVRKPQFELDSEQVRYEHRFAPFNSVVTPPPVHYIQFKEMSDLKKYNPPPGSADLYLAASKHFQQAKLILENVPSPDPEVNRILKVAKPNIVVMKLLAGGHKKETKVLPEFDFSAHKYFPVVKII is encoded by the exons ATGGTGATGAAGTCATCAATTGAGGATGATGATACTGGCTGGGGGCTGGGTATCCCAGAAAAAATGAAGAACAATGCTAATTGGGTTGATATAACACATGAATTCAAGGGAGCCTGCAAAG AGTTGAACCTTGGAGAGTTGCTTCATGACAAACT GTTTGGCCTGTTTGAAGCCATGTCAGCTATAGAGATGATGGATCCTAAAATGGACGCAGGAATGATTGGAAACCAGGTCAACAGGAAAGTGCTCAATTTTGAACAAGCTATTAAG GAAGGTGCCATCAAAGTGAAAGACCTTAGTCTGCCTGAACTCATTGGAATCATAGACacatgtttctgctgtttg ATAACATGGCTGGAGGGTCACTCTCTGGCCCAGACTGTGTTCACCTGCCTGTATGTCCATAACCCTGACCTGATTGAGGAGCCAGCCCTCAAAGCTTTTGCCCTGGGCATGCTGAAGGTGTGTGACATCGCCCGAGAGAAAGTCAACAAGGCTGCTGTGTTTGAAGAG GAGGATTTCCAGGCTATGACATATGGCTTCAAGATGGCCAATAATGTGACAGATTTGCGGGTGACAG GTATGCTGAAGGATGTGGAGGATGAATTACAGAGGAAAGTTAAG AGTACGCGCAGTCGACAGGGTGAGCAGCGAAACCCCGAGGTTGAGCTGGAA CATCAGCAATGCCTGGCACTTTTTAATAGAATCAAGTTCACACGCCTTCTACTGACTGCACTGATTGCCTTTACCAAGAAAGAg accagctcagtgggtgaggCCCAGAAGCTTGTGGCTCAAGCAGCTGACCTGTTATCAGCCATTCATTCCAGTATTCAGCATGGCATccagtcacaaaatgacaccactAAAggag ACCACCCAATCATGATGGGCTTTGAGCCACTTGTCAACCAGAGACTGCTGCCACCTACCTTTCCTCGCTACGCCAAAATCATTAAGAGGGAAGACATGGTGGCCTACTTCAGCAAACTTATAGAACGCATAAAGACTGTTTGTGACGTGATCAACACAACCAACCTGCATGGCATCCTG GACTTCTTCTGTGAATTCAGTGAACAGTCTCCCTGTGTGCTCTCTAGATCTCTTCTCCAG ACGACGTTCCTGATAGATAATAAGAAAGTGTTTGGCACCCACCTGATGCAGGACATGATTAAAGATGCTCTAAGATACTTCGTCAGCCCACCGGTCCTCTCCTACAA GTGTTGTCTATTCAACAATCATCAGGCCAAGGACTACATTGATTCCTTCGTTACTCACTGCTCCAGG CCCTTCTGCAGCCTCATCCAGATCCACGGACACAATCGAGCTCGACAGAGGGACAAGCTGGGGCACATTCTTGAAGAGTTCGCTACACTGCAGGATGAG GCGGAGAAGGTGGATGCAGCGCTGCACAGCTTACTGATGAAACTTGAGCCTCAGCGACAACATCTAGCCTGCCTTGGCACCTGGATCCTCTACCACAACCTGAGGATCATGATCCAGTATCTGCTCAGCGGCTttgaactggagctttacagcATGCATGAATACTATTACATCTACTG GTACCTGTCAGAGTTCCTCTACGCATGGCTGATGTCCACTCTAAGCAGAGCTGACTCCTCTCAGATGGCAGAAGAGCGAATACTGGAGGAGCAGCTGAAAGGACGCAGCAGCAAAAagaccaagaagaagaagaaag TTCGTCCTCTCAGCAAGGAGATTACCATGAGTCAAGCATACCAGAACATGTGTGCTGGAATGTACAAG ACCATGGTAGCTTTGGATATGGATGGGAAGGTCCGTAAGCCTCAGTTTGAACTGGACAGTGAGCAAGTTCGCTACGAGCATCGCTTTGCTCCCTTCAACAGTGTGGTCACCCCTCCACCTGTACACTACATCCAGTTCAAG GAGATGTCTGATCTGAAGAAGTACAATCCTCCCCCAGGCTCTGCTGACCTCTACCTGGCAGCCAGCAAACACTTTCAGCAGGCCAAACTTATTCTAGAAAACGTGCCCAGCCCAGACCCTGAG GTGAACCGTATATTGAAGGTGGCCAAACCCAACATTGTAGTTATGAAGCTCCTGGCAGGAGGCCACAAAAAGGAGACCAAG